tgtctttttctttaaacccaccctttctcctcacttccctatttctattggGGTaactccctccccctcccaggaATCACTCTTTATTTTCACTTCCATCACTTTCTTTCACACTCACACCAAAGTCATCCTGACCTTTCACCCAGATTATTGTAGTGGCCTCCTAATTGTTCTCCCTGCATCTAATCCATTTTCCTTGTAGCTGCCAAATGGATATTCTTAAAGTACTGCCCTGTTTAAAAAGCTTCAGTGATGCCCTGGGACCCTTTGCCAAAATTCAGGCTCCTATATTTGACATTGAAAACCATTtgactcttcctctttttccaggcTGGTTTCATGTTAGTCCCTCTCTTGTATGCTCTGTTGTATGCAAATCAGCCTGCCTGCTGTTCTTCTTGCTTGCTAGTTTGTCTCCTGCATTGTACTTTGCACagttctttcctgatttcccctcATCTATAATTTCTCAGCAGAGAAACTTCCATTGGCTTTGGAAGAGGGAATTCCCTCACCTGCAAATTACCTGTTCCAGTGAAATCCTGTGTCTGTCCCTATCCCCATGTGTACTTATCTCAACACATTGTCTTTTTACCTCTACCCTCCACTTAGTAGTAGAGGGCAAACTCCAGCTTTAATTTAAAGAGGTGGGGCCCTTTTCACTTTTGTACAGGACCTAACTAGGAGAAGGCAATTAACGTTTGTAGGTTGATTGTATTACAGAGACTCTTAAGAGTGCCAATTATtagttaaattttgttttttttgttccttAGATATGAACAAGCGAAAAACCTCTCCCGAGATCTGGAAAAGCAGGCTACCCGAGTGCATGAAGAAGCAAAACGAGCTGGAGACAAAGCTGTCGAGATTTATGCTAGTGTTGCCCAGCTGACACCTGTGGATTCTGTGGCCCTTGAGGTATGGAGtctatatgcatatgtgcatgcacatatatatgaacAGGGGTATCAAGTACCCTGAGGGATAAGAAATCTTCTTGTCTTGTACCCTCTGTGCACATTGGCCACACCTTACAAGAACTGAGCCcaattattattacaaatttaataataactttttgcaGTTTCTCTGTTTCTAGAAAGTCATTCACACTTAACACTCCCTTAAACAAAGTTTGTTGAAAAAAGCAATATTTGttgaagtcattttaaaaattaaatcatatttttaaatgtaatgctATTTCTGATCATTTAAATAATTACTGTTGAATAGTAAAAAACCATTTAATTTTGTGACAAAACTtttacaaaagcaaaatacttttatCCAAATAGGTCCCCTATATCTCTAGCGGCTTGCTCTATATGCCCACCTAGGATGTCCTGCCTACACCTTTACTGCAACATATCTGAAATCAAACCTCTCTTCCTCACCAAATCTGCCCTCTCTAAATTTACCTGTTTCTTTTTTAGCTATAAATGTCCTTTAAACAAGCCCGCACAGAGGTAGATTATTGGGTTGGGATTCAGGTACAACGATCTTTAGATtatgtctcagatacttagtagatatatgaccttggacgagtcatttaatctgtctcaatttcctcatctgtaaaatgggaataatattaataCTTATCTCACTGGGtagttctgaggatcaaatgaaattacacATATAAACCTTTTTGTTGACTTTAAAGCAATTCTCTATCATTATTATCAAAGTCATCCAGGCTTGGAAGGTTTAAGTAATCCttgactcttctctttctcttgttccACGTATCCAGTTAGTTACCAAGTTTTGTGAACTCTTTTCACACatcttttgctttctcttctcttctgtaCATTAACATGTATACCATGCCAGTTCATGCCTTCATTAACTCTTGTCTGCCCCACTACTATAGATTCTTAATTGATCTCCTTGCACCTATCCTCTCTTTCCAGTCTATTCTAATTTAAGGAACAATAAACTCCTTCACGGTACAAGTCCATCACTCAGTCACTTCCCTGCTCAAACATCTTTAATAATGCCCTATTCCctgacaataaaaaataaatcctcagcCTCAAAGGCACCCTGCAGTCTTTCTGCTAGTTACCTTGACATATTTCATGACTGACATGGAAGGTTTGTTCTGGCAACCCAGCCTGTTTCCCTCTCGCAGATTTATAGATTTGCATAATCTTTATCTGGTTTTAAGGCTTAGTTTAGGTGTCATTTCTGGGTAGATTTCTGATTTCCACCTTTTCCCACCACTTTTGGCTAAAATcgttctcttcctcctcaaaagGCACTTTATCCAACTTTTGCCCATTTTCATATATGTTGCACATTCATGCATGTCATGTTCCACTCTCACTCTCCAGTGAACTACAGATTCCTGGGAgacaggttatttttattttttatccccaACTGTCTAGCCCACGGCCATGTATtattgatgaggtaatagggaacctcaaaaatgatgaggtaacttgaaccaaatcacgagataaatacctaataatgaggtacatacctcaataggattaagggaggtctagtggcaggattcggggtacagggagtcacatggagctcccctgcatccccttaggattcggcgcaaggatacaaagttaaatcaggtctagtggcggcgagagtcccctgtaaatgaatttacaggccgaaaacctagatgggtaaaagatgtttattgcagggtttggaagcaaggttaaggtctggttagcaaaaggcattagatagaagAAGATACATTTCGGCGGGGACAGAGCATCTCTGATGcgagcatcttggctggcatctttcaaatctctgaaccaaagatggttctagctttgctctttttatctgcttgaagaagtaatgggcggagctcaggttaattcctagaaggccagattttggcgggctttatccaagccagctcagagccggtggggggctgggtacaagcccagattagtttgaccagatcttgtatcaaagtccaagtcccaaaggaagttgtagatcaaacaaggaataccaaggggctaccgccctcaacattATAACATGCTGAATTGGATAGAAGAGTACGTAAATTTGTGTTTTAATATATCAGCTCTGATTAAAGTGAGCAACACTAACATTCACACCCCTGCTACTACTAAggattttagttaaaaaaaaaatcctgcccgGATGCTTTTTGGTTGCATGAAAAGAGACGGCGCCATGTGGCGCATGACTTCACTTCGCCTTCTCCTAATTCCCTGTCTCAGACTTGTACAAGTGTCTTCAGTCTACCTGTCCTTGCCCTGAGGGCGCACATGTGCGCACGCGCATTTCGGGTAAACTTGTGCTGTGAGCCTTAGGGGTTTCTGAGCTCTGCTCTTCAGAagtttccttcccttttaaaataagtgggttgttttctttgctttttgaagAACGAGGCtaataagataaagaaagaagCAGAGGCCCTAGAGCAGATGATGGACAAAAAGCTGAGGGACTACGAGGACCTCCGGGAAGACATGAAAGGCAAGGAGCTTGAGGTGAAGGAGCTCCTGGAAAAGGGAAAGGCGGAGCAGCAGGTGAGCCCGCGGGACCCGGCGTCTGCCGAGGGGCGGGGGAGCGGCGGGAGCGCGGGAGGGGGCTTTGCGCCGTCCTCATGGCCCCGTGCCTTCACAGACCGCTGACCAGCTCTTGGCCCGAGCCGACGCCGCCAAGGCCCTGGCCGAGGAAGCCGCGAAGAAGGGGAAGAACACGTTGCAGGAAGCCAATGACATTCTCAACAACTTGAAAGGTAGAAGAGAAAGCCCTGGAACCGAGAGATTCGGGGCGTTTCTAGACTGGGCCACCGGCTGAACGTGGCTTAAAGTTGGACCTGTTTTGGTAGATGAACGctgtcattttaaatttcttctgctAGCCACAcgcccttttctccccttcccctctcaaTCTCTCTCCCTTCCGCACGTAGGGAGACTGTGACTCTGTCCCTGGTGCTTCTGCGCATACCTGTCTGCAGCTCAGGGGCCCGCCCACTGCCTAATTTAGGCATGAAAGGGCAAAAGCAGGAAGCGGAGGCGCCGTGGGGGGGCGCTGCGGCATCTTCTAAGCTCTCCTAGGCTCCTAGTCGTGTTCTGTTTGTCTCACGTACTGCGCCGTGTTGCCTCCGTGATTGCAACTCTTATGTCCTTTTAGATTTCGACAGACGAGTCAATGACAACAAGACGGCAGCTGAGGAGGCCCTAAAGAAGATCCCCGCCATTAACCGCACGATCGCCGAGGCCAGCGAGAAGACGCGGGAAGCGCAGCTGGCCCTGGGCAACGCGGCCTCGGATGCGTCGGAGGCCAAAGCCAAGGCCCACGAGGCGGAGCGGATCGCGGCGGCCGTGCAGAAGGTGCGGGCACTCGGAGCAAAGGACTTTAACAGGCCTGTCCCAGTCATAAAAAGCACGCCGTCTGGCTTCTGATAAAATGCGTTCTTACCGCGTGACCCTGAGCAGTGCGTTTAGCGCCCTCTGCCTTAGGTTCCTCACCTGCAGTGCAGCAGCGCCCTCCCGGCGTGGTGTGAGAGGAAAGGGAGACAGGGCTTTCTTACCACGTGCCTTCCAGAGGTGGTGTGCTATTCATCACCCAAGTCCGGAGTCAGGGATGCGTGAGGACGCTTCTTTTTATTGAAGTTTCTTTGTTGGGAAGCTTAGTTTCACTGCTAAGACACAGAAGTGGCTGGGAGCGGCCCTTATTCTGCTCTGCGGATCAGTTTATCTAACGGTAAATTATCCGAGCCTTTGTTGGCTGCAGGGAGTGAGACAGATAAACCGTCCTCTCTGCCCTCAAATTCCTTAGGAAATCCGGTCTGCCTAAATCTCTCGGGTTCCAAAGAGCGCAAGCCCTTCGTGAAACATAACGTAGtaaattatatttagaaaatgtCTGAGAGTTGTGCATTTTAGCCATCTcaggaagaatagaaagaaaatggttTAGATCAAGTAAAAAGGGTGATACTTGTGTGTTGCTCCTAGAACGCGACCAGTACCAAAGCGGAGGCAGAAAGAACTTTTGCAGATGTTACAAATTTGGATAAAGAGGTGGACGACATGCTGAAACAGTTACAAGAAGCAGAAAAGGAACTAAAGAAAAAGCAAGATGACGCGGATCAGGACATGATGATGGCGGGAATGGTGAGTGGTTTGGGGGGGACTTTGTCCCTGGTCACTCCCCAAAGAAGGACGGGACTGCTTAGTGGGAGCCCAGGCCTCTGCCCTCCCAGCCGCTGGAAGGGCCACGGGGTCTCATCACTTCCTGGTGGATATTTGCGGTTCAGAGCTGCACAGCCCCATAGTTACTGTGGCCCTGCCCCCAAAAGCTGGTACtcctagagggagggaggggggagggaaagaggaagagagggcagACTGCAAATATTACACCCGCACCTTCAGGAGTCTCCCCTTCATGAAGCTACGTGAACAGCTTGTAATATCCTATAAACAGAAGACGTGTGTTTATGAAGCTCAAGAAAGGACAGAAAAGAGATTCTTCTTGCTCTGTCAAGCCAAGGTTCATGCTTTTGAAGCACTTTTTTTGTAATTCAGGATCAGGATATGTGATCTTAGATGATAAAAATCATCCTAATACAAGTGCTCATTTCTAAACAGGCACTTTGAGGGAGCTCAAAAGATGTTCCCTGTCCCATTACTGAGGATACAGATGTTTTTATATGGGAGATAATCGACTAGGAAAAAGTACACtgtttattaatataaaaatcagtTGTGTTTATATACTCCATTTTTACTTTTCCTATTTTCCATAAAAAGATGTATTGCCTCAAGTTGAAATCCTATTAATTTAAAGtttgactattttttaaaaatgtacatatatgtgctctatatttaatataaatattaaaaagaaacataaattatgtgagaaaaatagctgtaaaaaaaaaaaaaaacgttaagaggggcagctaggtggcgcagtggatagagcaccagccctgaattcaggaggacccgagttcaaatctggtctcagacactcaacacttcctagctgtgtgaccctgggcaagtcacttaaccccagcctcagacaAAAAATCTCAAAAACTTAAGAATTAAGGAACATTCAATGTAGAAAGAAGCTTAGAAATCACTTAGTTTAAATCCCTTCTTTAATAGACTGAATCGAGAAATACGTCCTCTGATCTCAGAAGAGAGACAGTTGGACAGACCTTGTTGTGTTTATTCTGTAATTTTGGTACATACTAGGCTGCTCTAAATGTCCATGTTTGGAGTGTAGTGAGGGAGAAATACTGTGTCCTGATGTGATTTCTTGTGATTGAGAACATTGTCCCAGGGGACAAGATAGCACTTCCACAAGGGGCCCTTAGAGGCCTAACAAAACCcactgaattgaaaaaaatagcaaagacgTTATTCTCAGGGAATTGCTTCTgtgattctgttttgttttgtcttccttTGTCTTTCTCAGAGGAGTAAGTAAGGTGCTGGTAAGCAACATAGTCCACTAGACAGAGCACTTGGATCAATGATCTGAGTCAGAATCTTAGCTCTGTTATATCAGATCTTAGGgatctttcttattccttttgagcttcagtttactcatctgtgaaatgagagggaTGAGGCAGTCTGTAATGTACCTCCCTAGACTTATTGAACTTTGGTGCTAAATTTTTGGCAGATTTTTCGGCTGGATTGATTTGGGGATAACTTTGGAAGCCAGGATCGCTAGAAATCAGCAGGGGAGTTCATTAAAAATGTTGTGTCAGTCtgacatagattaaaaaaatgtcAGGAGCCTAAAGTAACCAGATAGTATTGAAGCATTTGACAGTCAACATTCCACAATCCCACCCACAGATGGATAAACCACTTTTCCCAAAGAATTAAGATCTTAAGTAACGGGCCATTGTTACCCCATATAACCAGTCATATCTTTTCTTGTATGTCTTTACATCTCTTACATCTGACTGCCACCTCATATCCTCCACTTCAAGCTATCATGTTGATACTGTAACACTACTTGCTTCTATGGTTGCAGTTACTTCCTCATATTGCTTCCTATTGTCAAGTCTCCCCTTACTCTCAGACTGTcttctactcagttgccaagtgattttccttaaatataaatcTGACCTATTGgctctaggattaaatataaactcctttgtctGATTTTAAAGTCCTGGACTCCAGACTAtcttttagccttttttttttaaatacaatattattagTAACCCCTCTTCATTCCTCTGTTGTTCAGTCTAGCTAAAACAGCCCTGTCTGTTTTCTTCACAGTCCTCCGTTTTCCATCTCTATACCTCTCTTCTGATTATCCACCTCCACTTCATAACCTTTGATCTCTTTagttttttggtggttgtttctCCCCTGGAGTGTTAGTGACTTATGactaagaattatttttctttgtattggtATCTTCTCTGTGCCTAACGAGTTATTGGTTTATAgaagctacttaataaatgtcaacAGATTGATTGCCAGGTATGGGAGTGATTTTTAGTGGAATATCACAGGGTTCTGTTCTATTTGCATTCTTGTCAGTGACTTGgaagagagacttggaaagagcATCTGCAGAGAAAGGCATCTGAGCTGAGTCCTGAAGGAAGCCATGTATTCAGGATGAGGAAGGGGAGCCATCTGGGGATGGGGGACATGCTCTACCCTTGGACTATTTCCTTCAgaactctcccttcccccaaactcATGAATTATTACATTTGATTCCAAATCATATAAACCAAGAGGACATTCTTCCTGGACTTAGGATTTTATTGAACTTTTATCATCAGCAAAATCTGTTCATTTGAATACCCTCATTAGGGCTAGAATAGGAgtggaataagaaaaaagaaaaagaaatccagaagATTACCTATTCCCTGGACAAAATCCCACccattaatcaatatttattcagCAAATGTACTCTATATCCAACACACGGATGATGTCCGACCAACAAACACCTCTTTGTCCTCCAGTTCAATCTGAGCCATTGTCTGGCTCTGCATCAGGCAAATCAGATGGTGACAATGGAATTGGAAGGGAGAAGGAACCCAGGGAGGAGGAGCACCATGAGAGCTCAAAGGAATCTCAgttttactctttaaaaaaacaaaaaacaaaaacaaaactgtggAGTATTTCTGGGACACACAGcagggagaaacagagatatgTCTCCTAAACTGGGCTTCAGAAAAGCATGGGCCCGACACCCAGAGCTTTTTTGTCTGCAGAAAGGAAGCTAACCCCTGTATTTCTGGCTCTTCCCCAAAATTGTTGCATTTGCCTCAGGTTTGGAAGCCACCCCAACTTCTGCTCACCATGTGCACTGGGTCCTCTCCTAATTAGGATTGACTCAGCTTGGCACTCTGAAGCTGATGTCTCATCCCTAAAAGGGGCTGGCATCTGCTTTCTCCCAGCTGCTGGCCCCATTACCCTTTCAATCAGGTTCTACTGCAGCTCAGAGATGAGGACTGGGATGGGAGTTCCCATGTTTTTACTCTTCACAAAACCTTAATTATTGTGCCAGCTTTTTCTGTCAGAGGCAGAGCAAGAAAAACAGGCCAGAGGAGATAGAACCTACCTGTTTTCCGTAGGAGTCGTGGACAGGAGAAACAATTCCACCGATCACAATAAACCTTCCAGTCTTGTGCAAATAATCCCTGGCTctttctaaagaaaagaaaaggtgattGCAATGGAAATAAATACTTTTGGTTCTTAGAGTCCAAGAtcattcatattttcctttttttaaaaaatgtactatTCTAACATTTTCAATACAACTTCTATGAttccagtacttagcataatgcttggcatatataggtgtttaataaatgtttgttgattattaaTGATTCAAAAGATTTAGGAATCAGGGCTCCTAGTCCCTCAAGCAAAAGGATTTGGAACCAAGAGTGAATAAAGGCATCTTTAAGGTATTCAGTTATGGGCTTGggcagtcaagaagacctaaattcaaatttgacctcaaacatttactagctgtctctgggcaaatcacttaaccttgtttgcctcagtttcctcatctgtaaaataagctggagaaggaaatggcaaaccacttcagtatctttgccaggaaaatcccaaatggggaaatgaagagtcagatgtgactgaaaaacaacaaaattagagCAACATGTTGCAGATCAGAGGAAATTTAATACaagaaatctatttaaaaattgtaagtcTGTATTATTATTGGAAGTTTtcttaaattattctttaaattcctATAGAATGGAGTAACAAAAAACCACTATTCTTAAGCATGAAAGAGATGTTGATTGCTCACCATTGAAttattcagatgagaaaactcatcaaaaccaaatttttctatatatttgaaaatagttaatcaaaaaagaaaaccactATTTTCATAGATtgctaaagaaaattaaaaggaattttgtaattTCCTAAAGAAAATCTAGCTTACACTTCCACTTTCTCTTCAATTGCAGATTAATTCATTGTCAACCTGCAATGTCCATCCAAATACTGGGAGATGGAGTCTATCATTATCCAAAAATCTGACACTCTGTCCATGACTCTACCTAGTTGAATTgctaaattcagaattaaaaaaattaaattaaaaaagaagaaaataaaggacacTTCTCAGGTTCATTATGGGCTCCAAAATGGTAAAAGCTGAAGTAGTTCTTGAAGCTCTGATAAATTTAGATGAAATATTTTGTCCTAGAGCTCTGACAACCAATGAAGGCATATTTTGTCCTTGGGTAATATGCTTCCCATATGGCAACCATCTTTGCCTCCAAAGGCATGAGACACATCCCCAAAGCCATAAGcctctttttctcacaatttgAGGGACTGGGATGTCTAGAGGGTGAGCTCTTTGGAAGGGAGAAGGGACCCAGGGAGGAGAAGCACCATGAGAACTCAAAGGAATCTCAGTTATACTCCTTAAAAACTCTAGTCCTTCCCAAGCCATTTTTGACAAGTATCCTTTGTGACACAACGAAATTTCACAGTCCTCAAAGAGTAACAGAAATTCAGAGTTGGAACACATCTTATGGTTTATCAAATCTACCTTGCACCTGAACAGAAATCTCTTCCACAATCTCAAAAAGTGGCTCTCAATCACCTTTAGTGATGGGGAACTCACTCCCTCTAGAGGTCTATGCATACTTTTCTGAATTGGAACAAAACATACCCCCTTTTCTGCAAAAGATGAacctttatttcctcttccaaagaaaaaagctaaaagaaaagcATGGTAAATTTTCAATTTCCTAAAAGAGGAAATTGCAGATTCTGTTCCTTCACATCTCTAGACAAAACATGGTTTTTAGTAAGGACAAGATCAGTATTTTGGTATCACAGAATACATGGAAAGGAATAAGATGGGAATTGGCTGGAAAATTAGGGactctaaatatatatgtagagaaaTAAGAATAACATATGTATTATTATAAAGTAGAGGTCTTCACATGGATTTGGTCTTTAAGGATCTAGTGAGGCAGAGAAAAAGATAACACAgagaagtagtaaaaaaaaaaaaaatagaaaaaatgcaaaaagcgGTATAACAAACGCAAAAAGAGATCCCCACAGACTAGAAAATTTGAATGAATTACATAATATGAAATGTCATTCTGTTATGTCCAACTCCTCATGATCTTGTGAACCatatatggggttttcttggcaaagatactgaaatgatttgccattttcttctccagcaaaTAGGGTTAGATAATTTGGCCAATGTcaccagctagtaaatgtttaaaattggatttgaactcaagctcaGTTCTCTCTGTACTGAGCCATCTAGGGCCTCAAACATGGGGACAAACACACAAATGAAAGAAGGTTGAGAAATAGCTAGATAGCaattgatatgaaaaaaaaagagaaagagagagttgaAGGCTTCACTGGACTGTAAGCTCAATGAGCCAGTAGTGTGACATAGCAGTGGGAAAAGCTGATTCAATTTTGGAATGCACCAAAAATCTAGGTGATCATTCTAATGTATTCTGCCCTAATCAGAGCATATCTGGAATACTGTGTTCAAGCCCTAGTTCCATATTTTCCAAAGGGCATTAAGAGACTGGAAGCATACAGAACAGAGAAATCAGGATGGCAAAAGACTTCAGATTGATACCACAGGAGAAGTGATTGAAGGAAGTGGCTACATTTAGACTTAAGAAGAGAAGATGTAGGTAAGACATCAAAGTTATCTGAAACTATTTGAAGGCATATCACATGACATAAATTCTATTTGGCCCcagaaagcaaaagtaaaaaaagatgCAAAGAAGCACATTTaagctttccccccccccaggagTTTATTTATCCCCAAGTGGATAGGCTGCTTTGGGA
The Sminthopsis crassicaudata isolate SCR6 chromosome 4, ASM4859323v1, whole genome shotgun sequence genome window above contains:
- the LOC141565478 gene encoding laminin subunit gamma-1-like; the encoded protein is MTLLAEEARKLAERHKKEADDIVRVAKTANDTSTEAYNLLLRTLAGENQTANEIEELNRKYEQAKNLSRDLEKQATRVHEEAKRAGDKAVEIYASVAQLTPVDSVALENEANKIKKEAEALEQMMDKKLRDYEDLREDMKGKELEVKELLEKGKAEQQTADQLLARADAAKALAEEAAKKGKNTLQEANDILNNLKDFDRRVNDNKTAAEEALKKIPAINRTIAEASEKTREAQLALGNAASDASEAKAKAHEAERIAAAVQKNATSTKAEAERTFADVTNLDKEVDDMLKQLQEAEKELKKKQDDADQDMMMAGMVSGLGGTLSLVTPQRRTGLLSGSPGLCPPSRWKGHGVSSLPGGYLRFRAAQPHSYCGPAPKSWYS